From the genome of Candidatus Atribacteria bacterium ADurb.Bin276:
TTCACCTGCTGCTATCAAAGCAATTACTGCTGATTGGAGGGTAATTTCAAAAAGATTATTAACCGTAAAAAAATATGGAGACAGTAAAGAAAGAATAACCCACATTATGATTAGAATAAACAGCATAGATATTGATTGCTGCTGATACAAATACTGGAAAATACTTAAAACATCCCAATTTTTTCGATGCTCATCCGATAGGTTTTGGTTCATATTTCCAATCCTTTTTAGGTAAGATTTAAACATCGAGCCATTATTTCCTGCTTGGTGGTGATGTTTGGGTCCAGTTCGGCAATTAGCCGTCCGTGAGACATAACTAAAATCCGATCACTTACTGATAAAATCTCTGATATATCGCTGGAAAGAAATAGGACAGCCCTCTCTCCCGATTGAACAAAATCAAATATGAGATTATAAATCTCTTCCCGTGCTCCCACATCAATTCCGATTGTAGGTTCATCTAATACCAAAAATTGACAGTGGGCAGCTAACCACTTGGCAAATATTACTTTTTGTTTGTTGCCACCGCTTAAATATTTAACCTGTTGATAAACCCCAGTGGTTTTTATTTTTAACTGATTAATATATTTTTGAGATAAAGCTTTTTCAGCTGGAATACCAAATATTCTTTCTTTCAACTTGGCTAAATAAACTAAAGTCACGTTATCTTTAACCGGCATATTCAAACATAAACCAGACACATCCCTATCTTCCGGCAAATATCCTATACCGTGTTGGACGGCTTCCTTTGGATTCTTTATGCTGATTTCTCTTTTATAGTAAAAACATTGGCCTGCATCTAACTTATCAACACCAAATATTGCCCGGGCCAATTCGGTTTTTCCAGCTCCAATAAGACCGGTTAATCCAACAATTTCACCCTTACCTATTTGAAAACTAATATCTTCAAAAAATCCTTTACGACGAAGAGATTTAAATTCGATCATGACTTCAGATGAAATATATTGATGTTTCTTTTCCAGGGTCTTCATTTCCTTACCAATCATCAAACTAACAATTTCATTTAATTCTGCTTCTTTGGCTCCCATAGTTCCGACATTTCTCCCATCTCGTAAAACGGTTATCGAATCACCTATTACTTTAATCTCTTCTAATTTATGGGAAATATATATAATACCAACCTTTTTCTTTTTAATATCAGCAATAAGTTGAAAAAGGGTCTCAACTTCTTTTTTGCTAATTGCTGCGGTTGGTTCATCCATAATGATGATTTTGGCATTTTTTGATAAAGCTATAGCTATTTCCAACATCTGTTGCTGTGATACACTCAACTTCTTTACTAAAGTATTGGGATCAATAGAAAAATGGATATTCTCTAAAACATCTCTCGCTCTCTTTTGAACTGATTTCCAATCAATCCTCCCCTTTTTCATTGGAAAATTAGATAAAGAGATGTTTTCCGCTATGGTTAAATGAGGAACAAGATGAAAGTTCTGGTAGATGGTTGCAATTCCCAAACGAGATGCAATCTCGGGGTTATAAGAAGTCATGTCGACTTCTTTCCCCTCTAAAAAAACCTTCCCTGAATCAAGGGTATAGGCTCCGCTTAAAATTTTGATAAGTGTAGACTTCCCCGCTCCATTTTCTCCCAAAATAACATGCACTTCGCCCTCGTGAAGACGAAATTGAACGTCTTTTAAGACTTTGACACCAAAAAATGCTTTGTTGATTCCTTCCATTACTAATAAATCGGGCATTTTGGTTTTACCAATGATTCCTTAGTATGGATTTTTCTCTCGGTATAGAATTTTTTATTATGAAATCGATTTCATTTTTTATATCATATCAAACAATGAAAGTCAATTCACTTATTAACTATAATTTTGCAGGTAGCAACTATAGACTCTTTAAGAAAATTCAATAAAATTTCTTCTTAATTCTCACTTTAAGCATACCCACCGGCAACGATCATGACCTGTCCAGTTACAAACCCAGCCTCTTCAGAGGCAAAAAAGAACACACTTTCAGCAATATCGTCAGGGCGTCCTAACCTACCAACAGGTATTTTTTTAATGAGTTGAGGAATGACCTCAGGTGTAGTGGTGGCATGAAATAGATCAGTTTCGATCTTACCCGGGGCAACAACATTAACCGTAATTCCCTGTGAAGCATAATCTCGAGCCAAAGCTTTACTATAAGGAATGATAGCTCCTTTGGTTGCAGCATAATGTGATCCCGAAGATCCACCAGTAATAGCCGCTGTTGAAGAGATATTGATAATTCTTCCCCAATGTTTTTCTATCATCATTGGTAGGGCATGAGCACAGCATAAGAAAACACCTTTCATATTGACTTGATAAAGGCGATCCCACATTTCCTCGTCTATAGTCGTGGTTGATTTGCTCCGTAATTGACCCTCGCCGGCATTATTAACCAAGATATCAACCAGGCCGATATTCTCCTGAATGTATTCAAACATCCTCTTTACTTGGTCCTTTTTCGATACATCAGCACGAAAAGCTATACCTTCACCTCCTAAGGAACGAATTTGTTCAAGTGTTTCCTGAGCGGCATTTTCATTTTGATAGTAATTAATAACTATTTTTGCTCCTCCACGGGCAAGACGAAGAGAAATTCCCCTTCCTATACCGCGACTTCCACCGGTAATTAAAGCAACATGACCACTTACACCAGGCATAAAAAATAACCTCCAAATAATATAATTGAACTTTTAAGCATGAAATCAACTATTGCCCTAAGTTCATAAGAAACGAAACAATCTCGGTTGATTTTTCAGGATCTACGATTTGTGAATGATCAAGGAAACCGTTCAGGAAATATTGATTTTTTGGTAAAACTGTACTTCCTTTAAAAAGAGCCGAATCCTTAGGTACATATCCATCATTATCACCGGGGATCATCTTATAACAAATAAGTGTCAGATTATCAAAGTAGTCATCTCGTTGCCATTTCCAAACCACCTTTGATTGGCAATTTTCATTTTGACAAATTGTGGTACGAATTGGTTGGCTATCTATAACACTAGCAAATACGATATATTTTTTTCGGTTTTCGATATCATTTTGATTTGAAGAGAGTTCGTTGATAAAAGAAGAGGTCTCTTTCATATCGGCAACTCCTGGCATGAGAGACTTTTGAATCCAGGTACTAAAATTATCTGATCCGAGTAATTTGGCACCAAGGTCGGCTAAGGGAGTTCCCTGATGCGGTGTGCCAAAAGTTATCAGTTTATCTACTGTGCCACCCTGAGCAATATAAGATCGAGCTACTAACCCTCCCATGGAATGGGCAATAATAATTGGATTTTCAATTCCATTTTCATTCATTTTTTTATAAAGATCAAGGCCGTTCACTGCAATTAAGTCTGCCCAATTATATTGGAATATCCAAACTTGATGATTATCATAAAAACCTCTTTTTTCCAATTCATTTAATAATTTATTCCACCGGCTTCCATCGCTGTTCATCCCATGGATAAAAATAACTGGTTTACCAACTCCTCCCTTCATAGTTAAATGATTTTTCATGGTCCAAAATCCTTTTGATTGGTCAGTGTTGGTTTTATGAACTTCAAATAGCACTTGCCCTTTTTGTCCGAGATCGCTTGACCATTTCCCCACCCAAGCTCTTTGATCATCAACCCATAAACCTTCAAAAGTCAGCTTTTCACTATGGAATCTCGCGGTAAAGGTGATATTTTTATCCTTTTGTTCACCAGATATTGGACCTTCCGAAAAACCATACGAATCAA
Proteins encoded in this window:
- the araG_1 gene encoding Arabinose import ATP-binding protein AraG, whose protein sequence is MPDLLVMEGINKAFFGVKVLKDVQFRLHEGEVHVILGENGAGKSTLIKILSGAYTLDSGKVFLEGKEVDMTSYNPEIASRLGIATIYQNFHLVPHLTIAENISLSNFPMKKGRIDWKSVQKRARDVLENIHFSIDPNTLVKKLSVSQQQMLEIAIALSKNAKIIIMDEPTAAISKKEVETLFQLIADIKKKKVGIIYISHKLEEIKVIGDSITVLRDGRNVGTMGAKEAELNEIVSLMIGKEMKTLEKKHQYISSEVMIEFKSLRRKGFFEDISFQIGKGEIVGLTGLIGAGKTELARAIFGVDKLDAGQCFYYKREISIKNPKEAVQHGIGYLPEDRDVSGLCLNMPVKDNVTLVYLAKLKERIFGIPAEKALSQKYINQLKIKTTGVYQQVKYLSGGNKQKVIFAKWLAAHCQFLVLDEPTIGIDVGAREEIYNLIFDFVQSGERAVLFLSSDISEILSVSDRILVMSHGRLIAELDPNITTKQEIMARCLNLT
- the fabG_2 gene encoding 3-oxoacyl-(acyl-carrier-protein) reductase FabG, producing the protein MPGVSGHVALITGGSRGIGRGISLRLARGGAKIVINYYQNENAAQETLEQIRSLGGEGIAFRADVSKKDQVKRMFEYIQENIGLVDILVNNAGEGQLRSKSTTTIDEEMWDRLYQVNMKGVFLCCAHALPMMIEKHWGRIINISSTAAITGGSSGSHYAATKGAIIPYSKALARDYASQGITVNVVAPGKIETDLFHATTTPEVIPQLIKKIPVGRLGRPDDIAESVFFFASEEAGFVTGQVMIVAGGYA
- a CDS encoding PGAP1-like protein, whose amino-acid sequence is MKETKISHNKKKGKDYFLFIFSMFFLLLFLSGCFILVDITDSPYGYAGRWQGMPLFESGEDYGEDKPSQIFFVHINQIGEKVFGVLSRVDSYGFSEGPISGEQKDKNITFTARFHSEKLTFEGLWVDDQRAWVGKWSSDLGQKGQVLFEVHKTNTDQSKGFWTMKNHLTMKGGVGKPVIFIHGMNSDGSRWNKLLNELEKRGFYDNHQVWIFQYNWADLIAVNGLDLYKKMNENGIENPIIIAHSMGGLVARSYIAQGGTVDKLITFGTPHQGTPLADLGAKLLGSDNFSTWIQKSLMPGVADMKETSSFINELSSNQNDIENRKKYIVFASVIDSQPIRTTICQNENCQSKVVWKWQRDDYFDNLTLICYKMIPGDNDGYVPKDSALFKGSTVLPKNQYFLNGFLDHSQIVDPEKSTEIVSFLMNLGQ